A genomic segment from Bradyrhizobium diazoefficiens USDA 110 encodes:
- a CDS encoding AraC family transcriptional regulator, with amino-acid sequence MKAALQNYQDRMRRVLEHIDRHLDADLDLDTLSAVAAFSKFHFHRQFTATFGLSVHRYVQLARMKRASHRLAYRDDESVTDIAMDAGYDAPDAFARAFRQRFGQSPSSFRKSPDWEPWLAAFGPLDNARSKLMQKTFTPDDVTIRDVPPTRVAIMEHRGDPATLPATIQRFIAWRRAANLHPRTSPTFNVWRSERRPASPADYSVDLCAGTDQPIQANGEAIKAGEIPGGRCAVLRVVGHTDNLEPAALYLYRDWLPASGEEARDFPIYCQRLSLFPEVPEHEAVAELFLPLK; translated from the coding sequence TCGGATGCGGCGGGTGCTGGAGCATATCGACCGGCATCTCGACGCTGATCTGGACCTCGACACGCTGAGCGCTGTTGCGGCCTTCTCGAAATTTCATTTCCACCGGCAGTTCACGGCGACCTTCGGGCTGTCCGTGCATCGCTATGTTCAGCTTGCCCGTATGAAGCGCGCTTCGCATCGGCTGGCCTACAGGGACGACGAAAGCGTCACCGACATCGCGATGGATGCCGGCTACGACGCACCGGACGCCTTCGCCCGCGCCTTTCGGCAACGGTTCGGGCAATCGCCGTCGTCGTTCCGGAAATCTCCCGACTGGGAGCCGTGGCTTGCGGCCTTCGGGCCTCTCGACAACGCAAGGAGCAAGCTCATGCAGAAGACCTTTACCCCTGACGACGTGACGATCCGCGATGTCCCGCCCACACGGGTGGCGATCATGGAGCATCGGGGCGACCCGGCGACGCTTCCTGCCACCATCCAGCGGTTCATCGCCTGGCGCAGGGCGGCTAACCTGCACCCCAGGACAAGTCCGACCTTCAATGTCTGGCGTTCCGAGCGGCGTCCCGCCTCGCCGGCCGATTACAGCGTGGACCTCTGCGCCGGGACCGACCAGCCGATCCAGGCGAATGGCGAAGCGATCAAGGCCGGCGAGATCCCCGGCGGACGTTGCGCAGTGCTGCGCGTCGTCGGCCACACCGACAATCTGGAGCCCGCCGCGCTCTACCTTTATCGCGACTGGCTTCCGGCCAGCGGCGAGGAAGCGCGCGACTTCCCGATTTATTGCCAGCGGCTGAGCTTGTTCCCGGAGGTGCCGGAGCATGAGGCGGTCGCGGAGCTTTTCCTGCCGCTGAAATAG
- a CDS encoding carboxylesterase/lipase family protein produces MNAFTTATAAELGRVVRTQAGFVRGGVRDASGVLSFKGIPYAAPPVGRLRWCAPRPPAPWDGVRDASVFGAGCLSALENDHRPGPRDEDCLYLNVWTTAEHPDERRPVMVWIHGGGFQFGSSANPATDGGALAASGVVVVSFNYRLGVFGFLAHPDLDAEAPSGNYGLRDQLAALRWVKANIAGFGGDPDNVTLFGESAGAMAAGILMASPLAHGLFHKAIGQSGAFWDGKHGPLQSFEEARARGLAFARQQGDESIAALRAMPADQLNAAAPWSFKASPVVSAFSPSIDHDVVPDVPARRFLRGEQMHIPLLAGWNSAEEFPFPAQSLPDHSARAFLTAAEAMFGGERMADFLKVYPAATDAEAKASAAALTGDTVIGEQCWQWLRLHRRRRRAPAYGYLFSYTSRYTPIASHVTEIPFVFGTLTPQQVIGSTAPPAEEDRALARTMMGYWVNFATQGNPNGSGLPPWPAYDENDVVQILDTTIEARPNPQAARFRFLDSFRQDGVLPMRWREMA; encoded by the coding sequence ATGAATGCCTTCACGACCGCGACAGCAGCCGAACTCGGACGTGTGGTCCGCACCCAAGCCGGTTTCGTGCGCGGCGGCGTGCGGGACGCAAGCGGCGTGCTGTCGTTCAAGGGCATCCCCTACGCGGCGCCCCCGGTTGGACGGCTGCGCTGGTGCGCACCGCGGCCGCCAGCGCCTTGGGACGGCGTGCGAGATGCAAGTGTGTTTGGCGCAGGCTGTCTTTCAGCTCTCGAAAACGACCATCGGCCGGGACCGCGCGACGAGGATTGCCTCTATCTCAATGTCTGGACCACAGCGGAGCATCCGGACGAGAGGCGGCCCGTGATGGTGTGGATTCATGGCGGGGGCTTTCAATTCGGCTCCTCGGCCAACCCCGCGACCGACGGAGGCGCGCTGGCGGCCAGCGGGGTCGTCGTCGTCAGCTTCAACTATCGCCTCGGCGTCTTCGGCTTCCTCGCCCATCCTGATCTCGACGCGGAAGCGCCGTCGGGCAATTACGGCCTCAGAGACCAACTGGCGGCGCTGCGCTGGGTCAAGGCCAACATTGCCGGCTTCGGCGGCGATCCTGACAACGTCACCCTGTTCGGCGAGTCCGCCGGCGCCATGGCCGCCGGGATCCTGATGGCCTCGCCGCTCGCGCACGGACTGTTTCACAAGGCCATCGGACAGAGCGGCGCGTTCTGGGATGGCAAGCACGGGCCACTTCAGAGTTTTGAAGAAGCCCGCGCGCGCGGTCTCGCGTTCGCCCGGCAACAAGGCGATGAGTCCATCGCCGCCTTGCGCGCGATGCCGGCCGATCAGTTGAATGCAGCCGCACCATGGAGCTTCAAGGCCAGCCCCGTTGTCTCGGCATTCTCACCGAGCATCGATCATGATGTGGTGCCCGACGTGCCCGCCCGCAGATTCCTGCGCGGCGAGCAGATGCACATCCCGTTGCTGGCGGGCTGGAATAGCGCGGAGGAATTCCCCTTCCCTGCGCAATCCCTGCCCGACCACTCGGCGCGCGCCTTTCTCACCGCGGCCGAGGCAATGTTCGGCGGGGAACGCATGGCCGATTTCCTGAAGGTCTACCCTGCCGCGACCGATGCCGAGGCGAAGGCCTCCGCGGCGGCCCTCACCGGCGACACCGTGATCGGCGAGCAGTGCTGGCAGTGGCTGCGGCTGCATCGGCGTCGCCGGCGCGCGCCCGCCTACGGCTATCTGTTCAGCTATACGTCGCGCTACACGCCGATCGCCTCGCATGTCACCGAAATCCCGTTCGTGTTCGGCACGCTGACGCCGCAACAGGTGATCGGCAGCACAGCACCGCCGGCCGAGGAGGACCGCGCGCTGGCGCGGACGATGATGGGTTACTGGGTGAATTTCGCGACGCAGGGGAATCCGAACGGATCAGGTCTGCCACCCTGGCCCGCCTATGACGAGAACGACGTCGTGCAGATCCTCGATACGACGATCGAAGCCCGTCCCAATCCGCAAGCCGCCCGCTTCCGCTTCCTCGACAGTTTCAGGCAGGACGGCGTATTGCCGATGCGCTGGCGCGAGATGGCATAG
- a CDS encoding AraC family transcriptional regulator: MRQPLRFPWSSLDVDDRSAPVIAVRVDVTGTKGEVPDHSHRKGQLVFALGGGVTCRVPSGLWMVPPHCAVWIPGGMQHSNLATENARLFFVYIEPDIVDLPGRCCTLSISPLLRELIVELCDQVGDDLARVDLLASVLLRELPRMPVQQLHLPLSSEPRLKRIAAALAKDPSDRRTLAEWSKRVALSESSLARLVVRETGLSFGRWRQQLHLIVALRELTAGASVQQVSADLGYESVAAFITMFKKALGKPPAKYLNSIVRDA; encoded by the coding sequence ATGCGGCAACCCCTTCGCTTTCCATGGTCCAGCCTCGATGTGGACGATCGCTCCGCCCCGGTCATCGCCGTGCGCGTTGACGTGACGGGGACCAAGGGGGAGGTCCCCGATCACAGCCACCGCAAGGGACAACTGGTCTTCGCGTTGGGAGGTGGTGTCACATGTCGCGTTCCCAGTGGCCTGTGGATGGTGCCGCCACATTGCGCGGTGTGGATTCCCGGCGGCATGCAGCACAGCAACCTCGCCACAGAGAATGCCCGGCTGTTTTTCGTCTACATCGAGCCCGACATCGTGGACCTGCCGGGTCGATGCTGCACGCTGTCGATCTCGCCGCTGCTGCGTGAGCTGATCGTCGAGTTGTGCGATCAGGTCGGGGATGACTTGGCGAGGGTGGACCTCCTGGCGAGCGTCCTGCTCCGCGAGCTGCCGCGCATGCCCGTCCAGCAGCTCCATCTGCCGCTCTCGTCCGAGCCGCGGTTGAAGCGGATCGCGGCTGCGCTGGCAAAAGATCCTTCCGACCGCAGGACCCTCGCCGAATGGTCGAAGCGCGTCGCGCTCAGCGAGAGCAGCCTCGCGCGTCTCGTCGTCAGGGAAACGGGTCTGAGCTTCGGGCGCTGGCGCCAGCAATTGCACCTGATCGTCGCCCTGCGAGAACTCACTGCCGGCGCCAGCGTGCAGCAGGTCTCGGCCGATCTCGGCTACGAGTCCGTCGCGGCCTTCATCACGATGTTCAAGAAAGCGCTCGGCAAACCTCCGGCAAAATATCTCAACAGTATCGTGCGGGATGCGTAG
- a CDS encoding SRPBCC family protein: MEIDVARVLGLVTRSVRNFEKDGKPASAVTLTRLYETSVDDLWDAVTSRERIPRWFLPVEGDLQLGGRYQLKGNAGGTITACTPPTHFAATWEFGGAMSWIDVQLAAERHQARLTLEHTAIIEDHWNQFGPGAVGIGWDLAIAGLERYVATGASVDHETAEAWMGSPAGKEFMTRSGEQWREAHVASGVDPDTAKQRSDRTIAFYRGEMPPDVAHPGTGS; the protein is encoded by the coding sequence ATGGAGATCGACGTCGCCAGAGTCTTGGGGCTTGTGACGCGTTCGGTGCGGAATTTCGAGAAAGACGGCAAGCCGGCCAGCGCGGTGACACTGACGCGGCTTTACGAGACGAGCGTTGACGATCTTTGGGACGCGGTGACCAGCAGGGAGCGCATTCCGCGCTGGTTCTTGCCGGTCGAGGGAGACCTCCAGCTCGGCGGAAGGTACCAGCTCAAGGGCAATGCGGGCGGCACCATCACGGCATGTACGCCGCCGACCCATTTTGCAGCGACGTGGGAATTCGGTGGTGCGATGAGCTGGATCGACGTCCAGCTCGCGGCAGAACGACATCAGGCGCGGTTGACGCTGGAGCACACCGCGATCATCGAGGATCACTGGAATCAGTTCGGCCCAGGCGCCGTGGGTATCGGTTGGGACCTCGCCATTGCCGGACTTGAGCGATATGTCGCCACCGGGGCATCGGTCGACCATGAGACGGCCGAGGCATGGATGGGATCTCCTGCGGGCAAGGAATTCATGACACGAAGCGGCGAGCAATGGCGCGAGGCGCATGTCGCGAGCGGGGTCGACCCTGACACGGCGAAGCAGCGCTCGGACCGCACCATCGCCTTCTATCGCGGCGAGATGCCGCCCGATGTCGCACATCCAGGCACAGGAAGCTGA
- a CDS encoding ArsR/SmtB family transcription factor, with amino-acid sequence MHVFEVLADPVRRRILELLSPGEIASGEVVEAIGAEFGITQAAVSQHLKVLRESGFATVRAEAQRRLYSVDVAGLRAVDAWIGQFRNFWEPKLDALATEIARGKRERRHAPVTKRSGKRA; translated from the coding sequence ATGCACGTCTTCGAGGTCCTCGCCGATCCCGTGCGCCGTCGCATCCTCGAGCTGCTGTCGCCCGGGGAAATCGCGTCCGGCGAGGTCGTCGAGGCGATCGGGGCGGAGTTCGGAATCACGCAGGCCGCCGTGTCGCAGCACCTCAAGGTGCTGCGCGAGAGCGGCTTCGCGACGGTTCGGGCGGAGGCGCAAAGGCGGCTCTATTCGGTCGACGTTGCGGGGCTTCGCGCGGTGGATGCGTGGATCGGTCAGTTCAGGAATTTCTGGGAGCCGAAGCTGGACGCGCTGGCGACCGAGATCGCGCGCGGCAAGCGGGAGCGTCGTCACGCTCCCGTCACCAAACGGAGCGGGAAGAGGGCTTGA
- a CDS encoding peptide deformylase, whose protein sequence is MTIRPLVRYPDRRLAIPARPVTAFDDELRELAADLLDTMRAAPGIGITAPHIGVPLRVVVLELDAKDGARTYVNPEITWASPEMIMHREGSVSMPGVNDEVQRHARVRISYWDLDGTMQTEDSEALRAVCHQHEIDQLDGMFWIQRLSRLKRERLVKKFEKMSRG, encoded by the coding sequence ATGACCATCCGCCCCCTCGTCCGCTACCCCGACCGCCGGCTGGCGATTCCTGCCCGCCCCGTCACTGCGTTCGACGACGAGCTCCGCGAGCTCGCCGCGGACCTGCTCGACACCATGCGCGCCGCGCCCGGCATCGGCATCACGGCTCCGCATATCGGCGTGCCCTTGCGCGTCGTGGTGCTCGAGCTCGACGCCAAAGACGGCGCACGGACCTATGTCAATCCTGAGATCACATGGGCTTCGCCCGAGATGATCATGCACCGGGAGGGCAGCGTCTCGATGCCCGGGGTCAACGACGAGGTCCAGCGTCACGCCCGCGTGCGCATCAGCTACTGGGATCTCGACGGCACCATGCAGACCGAGGATTCGGAAGCCCTGCGCGCCGTCTGTCACCAGCACGAGATCGATCAGCTCGACGGGATGTTCTGGATCCAGCGGCTGTCGCGGCTGAAGCGGGAACGGCTGGTGAAGAAGTTCGAGAAAATGTCGCGGGGGTGA
- a CDS encoding TetR/AcrR family transcriptional regulator: protein MTNVSSTADEILACARTLIIAGGYNGFSYADIADIVGIRKPSIHHHFASKVDLVRTLVSRYREEAAAGLSAIERNIPDPGAQLKSYLAYWEACIKDATAPFCVCALLASELPLLPEEVALEVRAHFRALASWLTSVIERGKRQGRLQLSGTARVEAEGFMATVHGAMLSARAYGDPKMFGVITRPLLERLSATR, encoded by the coding sequence ATGACCAACGTTTCCTCGACCGCCGACGAGATTCTGGCCTGCGCGCGCACGCTGATCATTGCCGGCGGCTATAACGGCTTCAGCTACGCCGACATCGCCGACATCGTCGGCATCCGCAAGCCGAGCATCCACCACCATTTCGCCAGCAAGGTCGACCTGGTCCGCACCCTCGTGTCGCGCTATCGCGAGGAGGCCGCGGCGGGACTCTCCGCCATCGAGCGCAACATCCCGGACCCCGGCGCACAGCTCAAAAGCTATCTCGCCTATTGGGAGGCGTGCATCAAGGACGCGACGGCTCCGTTCTGCGTGTGTGCGCTTCTTGCCAGCGAGCTTCCGCTCCTGCCCGAGGAGGTGGCGCTTGAAGTGCGCGCCCATTTCCGCGCCCTGGCATCCTGGCTGACCTCGGTGATTGAGCGCGGCAAGCGGCAGGGGCGGCTACAGCTTTCCGGCACGGCGCGGGTCGAGGCCGAAGGATTCATGGCCACGGTTCACGGCGCGATGCTGTCGGCGCGTGCCTATGGCGATCCCAAGATGTTCGGTGTCATCACCCGGCCGCTGCTGGAGCGGCTGTCCGCAACGCGCTGA
- a CDS encoding membrane protein, giving the protein MRDHHQPDSAGQEQWLRLYYFTRAGFSVAWVAAAFAVGQSSAPVAGILLVAYPAWDAAANWLDALRSGGLGQNRTQALNVLVSLATTVAVVLALQVSMNWVLGVFGAWAILSGLLQLGTAIRRWRRFGAQWAMALSGGQSALAGGFFIAQAAMPATPSITNVAGYAAVGALYFLVSAIWLTVSAWRRGARRARLG; this is encoded by the coding sequence ATGAGAGATCATCATCAGCCGGATTCGGCCGGTCAGGAGCAATGGCTGAGGCTGTACTACTTCACGCGCGCGGGGTTTTCCGTCGCTTGGGTCGCCGCAGCGTTTGCCGTCGGTCAGTCCTCCGCGCCGGTCGCCGGAATTTTGCTCGTCGCCTATCCGGCGTGGGACGCCGCGGCCAATTGGCTCGACGCGCTGCGCAGCGGTGGGCTCGGCCAGAACCGCACCCAGGCTCTGAACGTCCTGGTCAGTCTGGCGACCACAGTCGCGGTCGTCCTTGCCTTGCAGGTCAGCATGAACTGGGTGCTCGGCGTGTTCGGTGCATGGGCGATCCTGTCCGGATTGCTGCAGCTCGGGACGGCAATCCGGCGCTGGAGGCGTTTTGGCGCGCAGTGGGCCATGGCGCTCAGCGGTGGCCAATCAGCGCTGGCAGGCGGCTTCTTCATCGCTCAAGCCGCGATGCCCGCGACTCCGTCGATCACGAATGTCGCCGGCTATGCTGCGGTCGGCGCGCTCTACTTCCTGGTCTCGGCGATCTGGCTCACCGTCAGCGCGTGGCGGCGTGGCGCCAGGCGGGCTCGGCTGGGGTGA
- a CDS encoding cupin domain-containing protein — translation MPKIDIAAVPERRGSGYPSPFSLPCAERIRQRLGNAGGLSDFGVNLMRLPPGSWSSQRHWHSHEDEFVYLLEGELTLIEDDGETVLRAGDCAAFPKGSGNGHHMINRSDAMAFYLEIGSRSPADLITCSDIDMMSPASDGRFLHKDGKPYPDG, via the coding sequence ATGCCCAAGATCGACATCGCCGCAGTGCCGGAGCGCAGAGGCTCCGGCTATCCCTCGCCCTTCAGCCTTCCTTGCGCCGAGCGCATCCGGCAGCGGCTCGGCAACGCCGGGGGCCTTTCCGATTTCGGCGTCAATTTGATGCGGCTGCCGCCGGGCAGCTGGTCGAGCCAGCGGCACTGGCATTCGCATGAGGACGAGTTCGTCTATTTGCTCGAAGGCGAACTGACACTGATCGAGGACGACGGTGAAACCGTCTTGCGCGCGGGCGATTGCGCCGCCTTTCCGAAAGGCAGCGGCAACGGCCATCACATGATCAACCGGTCGGACGCGATGGCCTTCTACCTCGAAATCGGCTCGCGCTCGCCCGCCGACCTCATCACCTGCTCCGACATCGACATGATGAGCCCGGCTTCCGACGGCCGGTTCCTGCACAAGGATGGCAAGCCCTATCCGGACGGCTAG
- a CDS encoding MFS transporter, whose amino-acid sequence MNSSYYRWVIVAAGGLLGCVAIGGMFSLPVFLQPIAKDTGWSVTGISSAMTIGFLAMAFTSMAWGTATDRFGPRPVVLTGSTVLALSLFGASHATSLIAFQFVFGLLVGASCAAIFAPMMATVTGWFDTHRSLAVSLVSAGMGMAPMTMSPLAAWLVSGHDWRTSMQIVALVVGAIMIPVSLLVRRPPALAQATPVPSGEDAAQAEMSLGEALRSPQFLILLATNFFCCATHSGPIIHTVSYAVSCGIPLIAAVTIYSIEGFAGMGGRIAFGLLGDRFGAKRVLVTGLLLQAFGALAYVFAHQLATFYAVGAIFGFIYAGTMPLYAVLVRENFPLRMMGTVIGGTAMAGSLGMATGPLAGGLIYDAFSSYAWLYIASWAMGLGAFLMAMTFRPFAKPQGQVATAAA is encoded by the coding sequence ATGAACTCGTCCTACTATCGCTGGGTGATCGTCGCCGCCGGCGGCCTGCTTGGCTGTGTCGCGATCGGCGGCATGTTTTCGCTGCCGGTGTTCCTGCAGCCGATCGCCAAGGACACCGGCTGGTCGGTGACCGGCATCTCCAGCGCCATGACGATCGGCTTTCTGGCGATGGCCTTCACCAGCATGGCCTGGGGCACCGCGACGGACAGGTTCGGGCCGCGGCCGGTGGTGCTGACGGGCTCGACGGTGTTGGCGCTGAGCCTGTTCGGGGCGAGCCATGCGACCTCGCTCATTGCGTTCCAGTTCGTGTTCGGCCTCTTGGTCGGTGCCTCCTGCGCGGCGATCTTCGCGCCGATGATGGCGACCGTCACCGGCTGGTTCGACACCCATCGCAGCCTCGCGGTCTCGCTGGTGTCGGCCGGCATGGGCATGGCGCCGATGACGATGTCGCCGCTCGCGGCCTGGCTCGTCTCCGGCCATGACTGGCGCACCTCGATGCAGATCGTGGCACTGGTGGTCGGCGCCATCATGATCCCGGTATCGCTGCTGGTGCGCCGTCCGCCCGCACTTGCGCAGGCGACGCCCGTGCCGTCGGGTGAGGACGCCGCGCAGGCGGAGATGTCGCTGGGGGAGGCGCTGCGCTCGCCGCAATTCCTCATCCTGCTCGCGACCAATTTCTTCTGCTGCGCCACCCATTCCGGCCCGATCATCCACACCGTCAGCTATGCCGTGAGCTGCGGCATTCCGCTGATCGCGGCGGTGACGATCTACAGCATCGAGGGTTTTGCCGGCATGGGCGGCCGCATCGCCTTCGGCCTGCTCGGCGATCGCTTCGGCGCTAAGCGCGTGCTGGTCACGGGCCTGCTGTTGCAGGCGTTCGGCGCGCTCGCCTACGTCTTCGCGCATCAGCTCGCGACTTTCTACGCGGTCGGCGCCATCTTCGGCTTCATCTATGCCGGCACCATGCCGCTCTACGCGGTGCTGGTGCGCGAAAACTTTCCGCTGCGCATGATGGGCACGGTGATCGGCGGCACCGCGATGGCCGGCAGCCTCGGCATGGCGACGGGGCCGCTCGCCGGCGGCCTGATCTACGACGCGTTCTCGAGCTACGCCTGGCTCTACATCGCCTCCTGGGCGATGGGCCTCGGCGCCTTCCTGATGGCGATGACCTTCCGCCCGTTCGCGAAGCCGCAAGGGCAGGTGGCGACCGCGGCGGCGTGA
- a CDS encoding bifunctional helix-turn-helix transcriptional regulator/GNAT family N-acetyltransferase, translating into MLDPVSRVRRFNRAVTSAVGALDTSFLGRGRPLGAARVLNAIGHGRSDVAEIRDYLGLDSGLMSRLLRSLEDEGLVETTAHAGDARRRVAKLTRTGRREFAAYEALSNTQAESFLAHHLQRDALLAAMDMIASALTRERVALDETDPRSEEARYCLGEYYAELSRRFKQGFDVSLSRDPDAKDMRRPRGSFIVAMSDTLPIGCVGLKGTDHGYAEIKRLWVAPAARGLRLGRRLMDAAEDAARELGIALLRLDTNSALPEAGQLYRSTGWREIPRFNDDPYPDLFFEKQL; encoded by the coding sequence ATGCTCGACCCCGTCTCACGCGTTCGCCGCTTCAACCGTGCCGTCACCTCCGCCGTCGGCGCGCTCGACACCTCGTTCCTCGGCCGTGGCCGGCCGCTCGGCGCCGCGCGGGTGCTCAACGCAATCGGGCACGGACGTTCGGACGTGGCCGAGATCCGAGACTATCTCGGGCTCGATTCCGGGCTGATGAGCCGGCTGTTGCGCAGCCTCGAAGACGAAGGGCTGGTCGAGACCACGGCGCATGCGGGCGATGCGCGCCGCCGCGTGGCAAAACTCACACGCACGGGCCGGCGCGAGTTCGCAGCCTACGAGGCGCTGTCGAATACGCAGGCAGAAAGCTTCCTCGCCCACCATTTGCAGCGCGATGCGCTGCTGGCGGCCATGGACATGATCGCCTCCGCGCTGACACGCGAGCGCGTTGCGCTCGACGAGACGGACCCGCGATCCGAGGAGGCGCGCTATTGCCTCGGCGAATATTACGCGGAGCTCAGCCGCCGTTTCAAACAGGGCTTTGACGTTTCGCTGTCGCGCGATCCCGATGCCAAGGACATGCGCCGGCCGCGCGGGAGCTTCATCGTCGCGATGTCGGACACGCTCCCGATCGGCTGTGTCGGGCTGAAGGGAACCGATCACGGCTATGCCGAGATCAAGCGGCTGTGGGTCGCCCCCGCCGCGCGCGGATTGCGGCTCGGCCGTCGCCTGATGGACGCGGCCGAAGACGCGGCGCGCGAGCTCGGCATCGCGCTGCTGCGGCTCGACACCAACAGCGCCCTCCCCGAGGCCGGCCAGCTCTACCGCAGCACGGGCTGGCGCGAGATCCCGCGGTTCAATGACGATCCCTATCCGGATCTGTTCTTCGAAAAGCAGCTGTGA
- a CDS encoding cupin domain-containing protein, with protein MSHRLLPAVRILASTAVLAANLFTLPVAAQPAGVTRTDLQRHDLSAPGREAVQVRVDLAPGVAFGRHTHPGEEIIYVLSGAIEYAIEGKPPVTLKAGDVLFIPSGTVHAAKNVGTETASELATYIVAKDKPLLTLAK; from the coding sequence ATGAGCCATCGTCTTTTGCCCGCCGTGCGTATCCTCGCCAGCACAGCCGTACTGGCCGCAAACCTGTTCACGCTGCCGGTAGCGGCGCAGCCGGCCGGTGTCACGCGCACCGACCTCCAGCGCCACGATCTCAGCGCGCCCGGCCGCGAAGCCGTGCAGGTGCGCGTCGACCTCGCCCCCGGCGTGGCGTTCGGCCGGCACACCCATCCGGGCGAAGAAATCATCTACGTGCTGTCAGGCGCCATCGAATACGCCATCGAAGGCAAGCCACCGGTGACGCTGAAGGCCGGCGACGTGCTGTTCATCCCGTCCGGCACGGTGCATGCGGCGAAGAACGTGGGCACCGAGACCGCCAGCGAGCTTGCGACCTATATCGTCGCGAAGGACAAGCCGCTGCTGACGCTGGCGAAGTGA
- a CDS encoding Ohr family peroxiredoxin yields MSSAAKLLFTGKTHVTSGSDGAARSSDGFLDIKLAQPHPAAENLFAAAWSACYLGALGLAAAQRKVKLPSEPSVDTAIDLNNANGAFFLRARLDVSVPGVDRAVAQELIEAAHGICPYSKAVHGNIEVTTTLV; encoded by the coding sequence ATGTCATCCGCTGCCAAGCTTCTCTTTACCGGCAAGACCCACGTCACCTCAGGCTCCGACGGTGCCGCGCGCTCCAGCGACGGCTTCCTCGACATCAAGTTGGCGCAGCCGCATCCGGCCGCCGAAAACCTGTTCGCGGCCGCCTGGTCGGCCTGCTACCTCGGCGCGCTCGGGCTCGCCGCCGCCCAGCGCAAGGTCAAGCTGCCGAGCGAGCCGTCGGTCGACACCGCGATCGACCTCAACAATGCGAACGGCGCCTTCTTCTTGCGCGCCCGTCTCGACGTCAGCGTCCCCGGCGTCGACCGTGCGGTGGCGCAGGAGCTGATCGAGGCCGCGCACGGCATCTGCCCGTACTCCAAGGCGGTGCACGGCAACATCGAGGTGACCACCACCCTCGTCTGA
- a CDS encoding MarR family winged helix-turn-helix transcriptional regulator: MARSPKAAGKGRKLSNFLCFAVYSANLAFGRAYKPLLDKVGLTYTQYIALVALSEEDEQTVSALGEKLFLESNTLTPILKKLEQTGYIRRHRDPADERQVRVSLTPGGRKLIEQDLGESLIEATGLGDDFPVVQKTVSTLRDNLLRATQTGAEKKR, from the coding sequence GTGGCCCGTTCCCCCAAAGCCGCCGGCAAAGGCCGAAAGCTGTCGAATTTCCTGTGCTTTGCGGTCTATTCGGCCAATCTCGCCTTCGGCCGTGCCTACAAGCCCCTCTTGGACAAGGTCGGGCTGACCTACACCCAGTACATCGCCCTGGTGGCGCTGTCGGAGGAGGACGAGCAGACCGTCAGCGCGCTCGGCGAGAAGCTGTTCCTGGAATCCAACACGCTGACGCCGATCCTGAAGAAGCTCGAGCAAACGGGTTACATCAGGCGCCACCGTGATCCCGCCGACGAGCGGCAGGTGCGGGTGAGCCTGACGCCGGGCGGGCGCAAGCTGATCGAACAGGATCTCGGCGAGTCCCTGATCGAGGCGACCGGCCTCGGCGACGATTTTCCGGTGGTGCAGAAGACGGTGAGCACATTGCGCGACAATCTGCTGCGCGCGACCCAAACGGGTGCAGAGAAGAAGCGCTGA
- a CDS encoding MmcQ/YjbR family DNA-binding protein, protein MTPKSFEARCLRLPAATKVVQWEGTSVFKVGGKMFALGGGFVASSGGYMFKVSDMAYAMLIEHGVARPAPYLARAKWVQLVSNNALPDAELTAYLAQAHALIVAKLTRKSRKMLGLD, encoded by the coding sequence ATGACTCCGAAAAGCTTCGAAGCGCGCTGCCTGCGCCTGCCCGCCGCCACCAAGGTGGTGCAGTGGGAGGGCACTTCCGTATTCAAGGTCGGCGGCAAGATGTTCGCGCTCGGCGGCGGCTTTGTCGCAAGCTCCGGCGGCTACATGTTCAAGGTCTCGGACATGGCCTATGCGATGCTGATCGAGCACGGCGTGGCACGTCCGGCGCCGTATCTCGCCCGCGCCAAATGGGTGCAGCTCGTCAGCAACAACGCCCTGCCGGATGCCGAGCTCACCGCCTATCTGGCGCAGGCCCACGCGCTGATCGTGGCCAAGCTGACGCGCAAATCGCGCAAGATGCTGGGGCTGGACTAG